AATAAATTGGAGACATATGCAAAGTAAAAAAGCAAGCAAAATTGAAATTAAGCATAAGGAGGTAAAAGGCAATCAAAAAGATTTGATTCGCTATATCAACCTTCAGCTAGCAGCAATGGGGCAACCTATTTTTGATGAAGAATCTGAAGATAAGAAAAATCAGTTATCTGATCCAAAGTTTATTCAACTAACCGATAGTCTTATCAAAAACTATCGTGCCAAGTCACGATTGTTAGCAGATCATCTTTGTCCTGCCGATCAACGTATTCAAAATTTCCTTAATGAATACTTAGAAGACGTTACAACTAATGTTGCTCAACTCCCAAATTCTACTTTTACTTTAGATCAAGAGGGAATTGCTCGCGAACTAAGTTTGCCACCTAATAAGAATGAACATCTAACTGAATATCTGAGTTCATATCGTATAAAACAAGGTGTTCTGCACAACCCTAAGCATGACAGAAGAACAACGAAAGGTTCTTTTCATATTGTAGAAGGAAACTTGCCTGCACCTTTGGATAAAATTGAATTACCTAAGATTGCATTTATTAAGTTTTTAGAATCTGCATTTAATCCATCAGACGAATTAAATACGCTTCCTTTTACTGCAACACAGGATGAGAAAGCCAAAATGATGGTTTCTCTTTTACTGCGACCAGTTGTTTGTCCTGAAGTAAAAGGTGTTATCTCTAAAAAAGCAATGGAGGTTCGTTTCTTTGTTCCCGGAGCATTTGTTAGTAACCTCGATTTTGTTGAATCAATATTTGGTAACGCAGGCGATCCAAACCTACCATCAAATGATGCTGGTTTAGATATTGAACACTGGACAGGTCATTCGGGTTGTATTGTTTTAGCACCTCAGCTTTTGGAACTGACCAAAAAAGAAATTGGTTTACCTCATTATGACGATGCGACAGAGCGTCAGCGTAACGATGGTGTTTGTTGGAAAGAAGAAGGCGAACTTTATAATGGAGGACAACCTTTTAAAGTAACATGTAGAAGCGAAGAGGGTGTCGTTATTACACTTATTGCTGATAACTACTTTGGGTACTCAAAGAAAGAGATTAAAACACAGATTAGTTTCTCCGCAAACCTTTATGGTTTGGCTGAAGAAGAGCACTCAGGCGGAGCGATTGCATTTCCACGTAAAAACCTAGGTGACAATTTTGATGGTGCCCTTTACATGAAAAACGTATTGAAAAAACAATACAGTTTTGATGAAATGGTAAAAGATTACGGCGAAACAATGGATGTAAAACCAGAAGGTTATGCCATTGATACGTCTAATGATCGCATTTACTACATTAACGAAAACACTTCAATTGATGTATACAAGAGTAAGGTAAGTTGGGTAAAAAATGAGAAGGAACAGTCAATTCGTTTGTTACCTGAACATTATTATGTGCATCCATCGGGATATAAGTTACATATGGAAAAGCACCCGTCAGCTCCTTCGTGGCGTTTGGTGAGTACTTATGCTGAAGGAACTTTCTGTCACAAACCATGTACGGTTTCTGGTGGAGGTAAGTCTGAGATTTCAAAATCACTACTGAATGCTATTATCTATAGCTCGTTCTATGTTCAGGATATGGAGAAAGATTTCGATATGGCTGATCAGGTTTTTGAACATGACTATACAAACCGTTGGAAAAATCATCCAAACAGAAAAGAGCCTTCAAGATCTTTATTAAGCTCTCAGCGATCATTAGGTTCTGTGGTGAAACTATTAACACCATCAAAATATTACGATGCTTCTTACAACGAATATTTAGCATCAATTCCTGATCATGTAAAAGGCTTGGTTCTTTTCATTAAACGATTCTACCGTGAAGGTCGCACAGGTCGCGATTGGAGAAACTATTTCTCTGTCGATATGGTTAATGGTAAGAAAGGTCACGAGTTGCTTTATAATAACCGTAAGATTATTGCAAGTTATTTACGTGTAGGTTTTGCTACCGATAATTCCTGGTTCCTGCATAAGCTACGTCAAGACTTTATTGCTTCGGCTAAAATTCAGATGGAAGATGATATTACAGCTTCGGTTGTATTACCAACAAGCAGTCTTTCATACTTGAACGAAGCTTACGATAACAAGTCGGTTAAAATAACAACCAATTGTGAGCGTCGTTTCTTCCAGCGTCCAGATGAAGCGGTTCATAGAGGTTACGATAAGGAGGCAGAGGCCGATCTTTCAATGCGAGGCAATTTTACTTCGAACTACGAGCCAATGACCAAAGAAGATGGTCAGGAGTTAATGGCTGATGCTATTGGGTTCGATTTATATACCAAGCCTATTCAAGAATTGATTAAAGCTGGTGCTACAAGTAAAGAAGATAATTACTTCATTACACCATCGCATACGCGTATTGTAAACGGAAAACCATCAGCAAATCCTCGTTACCTGCAAATTCGTCCTGATTTGGTTAATCCTATCGACGATAAGTTGGCAGAAGTTGGTGTGCGTTTGGCTAGAAAAATTCCATTGGATAAGCCGGTTCATCATCCGGTAAATGCGGTATTGCCAGGACGTCGTAATAATCCGGCAGATAAAGAAGCAGGTATTCGTGCATTAAGTGTATACAACCCAATTCATTATCAGGAGTTGCCTGAGTTGTTTATGGATTTTATTTGTTCTCTAACAGGTAAATCGCCATCAACAACAGGAGCAGGTACAGAAGGTGCATTGACCAAAGGCCCTTTTAATATGTTGAGCCCCACTACCGATTTGAATAATGCTTTATTGTCATACATTATAACAGGCTATCAGGGATTTACTTCAGCTGCCGGACATGTAGGTACTGAAAATCGTTTCGATCATGATGTTTCTTTATTGATTCCGGAACTTTGGTGCCGATTGAGTGAGGAGAGTCGTGACCCAAAGCTTTTAATTGATGAAGGTTCTCTTGAGAAGCTGGATGATTTTGAATACAATGGCGAAAAAATTAATGCAAGTCGTTTAGGTTACCGTATCACCGAAGGCTTTTTATTCCGTTACCTGAATAGAATCTTTGATGAGCCTCAGAATGTATTCAACGAAAGAATGTTGAAGCCGGAGATTCAGGATATGGAAGCTTATGTTGATGGAATCAAGAACATTGTTGAAGCTCAGGAAAAAGTAGCTGTAAATTACTTTAAGGATGACAGTATTTCTGCAGCAATTCCACCATTACAAGTTTTATTAAGCATTATGGCCTTTGGTCAGTATGATGGTAAGGATATTAGCGACCCTGAATTGCGTAAGCAGTTTGATCGTGAGCTAGTGATCAACTCTTCGTGGTATCAAGAGCGTTTGAAAAACAAGCAACAAATTGACATCAATTTCTACGAAAAGCAGATTGCTTACTTAGAATCATTTATGGCAAATAAAGTTAATGCCGAATGGAATGATGAGTTGAGCTTAGAAGAACGTTTCTGGAACGCTAAAAAAGATCTTGAAAAGGTTAAATCTGAAGCATACTTAAAAAGTTTAGTTGGTACAATTGGTGCTGATCCTTTATTTAAGGCTTAAACTAAATTTTCACAATAAATATAAAGGAGAACTCTTAATTGAGTTCTCCTTTTTTTATGTCCTGAAGCTAAAGCTATTTTGAGTACACAATTGGGTAAAAAATATGCCCGTGATATAGGGGAATCACGGGCAACAATTCTAAAGGGTTAATTAACCTACTAACCAACCTTTCGGTTGAACCTTTACAAATTCCTACGTTTCAATAAGAATTCGCTACTAAAGATAAAAAAAAAAATCAATTCTCAGTTAAAAATTGTTAAAATCCTAACTCTTTAAAACAATTCTATACTGAGCATAATTAAAATTCTAATTGCAACATCAATTAGAATAATACCTATCCCCCAACTTTGCTTAATCATAATAAAGACATTTACACATGTAAGAAATTACATTAGTACATATCTAAAAATAGCCTTGAATAAATCAAGGCTATTAAAACTAACAACTAGTTCATCACAAACTAGATTTCTAATGTACAAATTCGAAAAACAGACTTTCTTTCTTTATTTGTTACTATCCTTAAAACGAGTATTTAAAATGTACCATTAAACGAGTACTTCCTACTTCATTGGAATCTTTTACTTTTCCGTTAACCTGAGTCGTACCATAAGCAGCAGAAGTATAAAGTGCTTGTGTACCAATCATGAAATTACCAGAGTAAAACTCAACACGAGGACCAAACTGGTATACGTAATCGATATTAGAACCACGACTATACAAACCAACAAAATCATCTCCATTCTTTGCTAAATCATCATCAGCACCTAAGTTTTTGGTATAACCTGCAAATAGGCCATAACGAACATTACCTGTTGTTGTATACACATCAGACCAAATAGAAGAAGTCTTAACATTGGTGTACTCATAGTCTCCATTTGCTTTAACATTCTTAACGCCATAACCACCCAACATTACAAAGTTGTACATGTTTTGTCCGTAAATTGTATGAAGGTTCCAAACTACTTTATCCGACTTAAGAGTCATCCAAGCGTTCATTTGGTAGCTGCTTAGTAGTTCATCGGTTTTAGCACCTAAAGGATTTACAACCATTGGCTTCAAAAACTTGTACCCTGCCGTTGCACCTAAGGTAAAACCTTTTGCAAAATCGTACTTCACCTGAGCTGAAAATTCAGGAATACTAGCTTGTTGCGCATATTTTACATTTGCACCATCAGGACCATTAGATTTAAAATCCATTTCGGACAGAGCCGCAATAAATGCATATCCTTTTTTATCTCCTAATTCACGAGTATAACGAAACTGAGGAGCTCTTCCCAACACATTAAATGGTAATCCTCCACCCCAGTGCTGAACTTTTGGGAAACATGAAGTAACGAACATTGGGTGCCAAGTTTTACCAACCAATAATTCATCTTTACCCCAATCTAATTTTACAAATGCATGACGCAAACGAAACAGTCCACTTCTGCCTGTAGAAGTACCAACAAAATCGCCTTGAATGGTTGCCGATCCTTGAGCTCCAAATGCCTCAAAACCGGTAACACCAACATTTAAACGAGAATGAATTGAAGTCATGAACAACTCAGACCTATCATTTAAATCCTCACCATTAATATCGTATGATTTGGCTGCTGGATAAAGGATAACCTCACCCTCGCGAGAATTAACTGTTTTACGCGAATCGAAAATTGCCTCAGCAGATACAAATCCACCTAATTTAACTTTCACATCATTTTTCTTTTGAGCTATACCTACTAATGGAAGCAGTGCCAGCATCAAGATGAATAATTTCTTCATTTTATAAATTTTAGGTTTTTTTTCAAATTAGGAAGCAATACATGATCTTTTTATTATCGCAATAAAAAACAAAATAAAAGCGATTAAATAAAGATCATGCATGTTCCAAAAATAGTGATTATGGTTTGGAATTTACAATTTCCAATTGGGTTATTTTTTTGCAGTAGTTGCTCTATCTACCAAGTAAACAATAGATTGATAAGACACACCACTGTTTAAAGTAAGGCCAATTTCACAAGTTCTACTTGTTGAATATCCATTCTTAACTTCTGCTGGATGCTGAATTTTCAGATCTCTTAAGCCATGATCATTTAGCTCTGGATGAGTGAATCCTCTATCGCCAGCAAAACCACAACAGTTCGTATCTGGTTTCACAACATTTGTTGCACATCTTTTAGCCAAGTTGACCAATTGATCGTCAACACCTAATTTCTTAGCAGAACAAACTGCAAATACCGAAACGGTTTCGTCAACTGGAGTAAAGTTTAAATGATCTGCCAAATATTCGTTGATAAACTCAATTGGCTCGTACAATTTCAAGTTTGGTTCCATGTTTTCTTTCATGGTGTACAAGCAAGGACTCATATCGCACAAAATTGGATATTCACCATTGTTACTTGCTTTCTTTAAAGCCAACTCTAGGTCGTTCGACTTCTTGATTCCCGCCTCTTTGAAACCTTTACTCAAGAATGCCATACCACAACAGTGTGTATTTACATTTTCAGGATAAATAATTTCATAACCAGCTTTCTGAATCAACTGCTCAATTTTCTTGGTTAAGGCTACTTTTTCATCGTAATCTTTCGAAACACCCATACTTTGATTGATACAAGATGGGAAGTAAACCACTTTTTTAGGATTGTTTTTGTTTACCGCAGGTGGCACAATTTTAGGTGCTCCCTTTGGGAAAGCTTTGCTCCAACGAGGAATTGTATTACCCGATAAAGAACGCATTCCACCAGAGATTCCGCCCATTATTCCTGAGCCTAAAATCGAATGGAAGAAATTGACAGTATTTAAGCCCATTTTTGCATAAGACTGCACTTTATCCATATTATCGGCACACCACATGGCATATTTTTTAGCCTTTGGCGATGCTTCGGTCGATCGAAGATCTTTGACCAATTTACCGGTATCGATTTTAACTGGACAACTTAGTGCACACAAACTATCAGTAGCACACAATTGTAGCGCTTCGTAGTCGAATTGCTTCACTAGGTTAGCCAATTCGTGTGGCTTCTCTCCTGTGGCTTTTAAACGGGTAATTTCGCGGAATGTAGCAATTCGCTGACGTGGACTTAAAGTTAGGTTGTGCGAAACACAAACTGGCTCACAGAATCCACATTCCATGCACTGATCGATTTTCTCGTGAGCAGCTGGTAGTGGTTTTAAATCTTTAAGGTGAGCTTGCTTATCGGCATTTAAAATTACACCCGGATTGATTAGATAACGAGGATCAAAAATCTCCTTAATCTGTTTCATTAGGTTGTAAGCATCCGTTCCCCACTCCATTTCTACATATGGAGCCATGTTTCGGCCTGTACCGTGCTCTGCTTTTAGTGCACCATCGTAACGACCAACCACAAGGTCGGCTAACTCATCCATGAATTTTGCATACCTGTCGATTTCGGACTGCGTACCAAAATCTTGTGTAAATACGAAGTGAAGATTACCTTCCAAGGCATGTCCGAAAATAACGGCTTCAGAATAATCATATTTCTTAAAAAGATCTTGTAGGTCTAATGTTGCTTCGGCCAATTTTGGCACTGGAAAACAAACATCTTCGATAATTACTGTAGTACCGACCTTACGCATACCTCCAACAGTTGGCAATAATCCTTTACGGATTTTCCAAAGCATTGCAAATTCGGCTGGCACATCGGTAAATTCAATTGGAATTTCGACTTGAATATCCTTAACGGCATTTTTAATGATGCCGATTTGTTCTTTTAGTTTCTTTCCATCTTCGGCTCTTGTTTCGACCAAAATAGCCGAAGCACCTTCCGATAGTGTTTTCAAATATGCAGGTACGCCATCGTCGTTTTCAACAGAACGCAAGGCAGCTCTATCCATCAATTCAACTGCAGCAACCGGCTCCGATTTCAAAATAGAAACAGCTCTACAAGCTTTTTCAATATCAGGGTAAACCATCAACGAACTCGCCTTAAATTTGTGCTCGATTACAGTTTTGTAAACCACCTCGGAAATAAAGCCAAGTGTTCCTTCAGAACCAATCATGATATGTGTTAAAATATCGATTGGATCGGAATAATCAACCAATGCATTTAAGCTGTAACCAGTTGTATTCTTCATTTTGAATTTTTCGCGGATACGAGCATTCAAAGTTTTGTTGTTGCTAACATCGATGGCCAATTGCCCTAAATCGCTTAGCAAGTTGGCATGCGTTTTTTTAAAATCGGCAATGCTTTCTTTACAAGAAGTATCTAAAACAGTTCCATCGTGCAAAATAACACGAATAGAGTCGATTGTTTTGTATGAATTTTCGGAAGTACCACAACACATACCTGATGCATTATTAGCAGCAATACCACCAATCATAGCAGCATTAATGGAAGCTGGATCGGGTCCAATCTTCATTCCATAAGGAGCCAATAGTTGATTGGCACGTGCCCCTGTAATTCCTGGCTGAAGTCTAATTTTAGCTCCTTTATCAAGAATGGTATGCTTTTTCCAATGATCGCCCGCAACCACTAATACAGAGTCGCTAATTGCCTGTCCCGACAAACTGGTACCAGCTGCTCGGTAGGTAACCGGAATATCTAAATCGTTACATTCGCGCATGATAAGGCTTACCTCAGCTTCGCTTTTTGATTTGATAACCAGTTTCGGTATTAATCTGTAAAAACTAGCATCGGTTCCCCAAGCCAGTGTATGTAGTGGATCATGAAACATACGATCTTTAGTAATCGTTTTTAACAATCGTTCATGTAGTTTTTTATATTCTCCTGTAAGCATCTTTCTTCGATTTTATTTTTCGGTCATCCTAATTAACAAATATTTGGCAATTTTACCCCATCTTAAATTGGTAACTTGTATGACAAATATACGTTTTCAATCTTAAAAAAGAACCATATATCCGCGAAAGCGAATACATGGTTGATATATTATTACAATGGCAGTGGATTAAAACCTGATGATATTAAGACCATCACAATAATCATTACCGCTAAATAGTAGATGAATGCTGGTATTGCATTTCTTCGGATGATTGTACCTTCGGCACCAATACATCCAACTGTAGCACAAACTGCAACCACATTGTTTACACAAATCATATTACCCAAAGCAGCACCAATTGTTTGAACCGCTACGATTAATACTTGAGGAATACCTAAAATAGTTGCTGTTTCGAATTGTAGAGAAGAAAATAGCAAGTTAGATACGGTTGCCGAACCAGACATAAATGATCCTAAAACACCAACAATTGGTGCAATAATTGGATATGCATTACCCGATAAATCGGCTATTGAAGTTGCCATTGTTGTTAGCATACTATCCATGCCAGCACCATTGGTTCCTGATTTTAGCATTAACTGAACCATGGCAACACCTGCAAATAAAGCAATTGCTGCTCCACTAATTTGCTTAAAAGTTGTTTTCCAAGATGTAAGTACCTGCTTAGGCGACATTTTATGCATGAAGTTGGTAATTACAGCTACCAAAATAAAAGGAATTGTTCCTGGTAGGTATGCCCATTTTAACACATAGGTTAATCCGTCGATACCGAAAATATTAGAAAGCGTTATTGTTTGAGCAGCTAACCATCCTTTTAATCCTAAAGAAGGAATACGAGTAACTACTAATATAATAGCGATTAATACATATGGCATCCAAGCTTTTGCTAAGCCCATTTTGGCTTCGCCTGTATCGCCAGTAGAATCGTTAGATAACCAGCTTTTATCCCATTCTGACTTTGGAGGAAAATCCCATGATTCTTTTGGCATAAGAAAACCTCTTTTTGCTGCAAAAATAATAATTCCTAATCCGATAAATGCTCCTAATAATGATGGAAGATCCGGACCTAATGTTGAAGCAATAACAACATATGGCACTGCAAATGCTAAACCAGCAAAAATTGCGAATGGTGCAGCTGCTAATGCAGGCTTAATCGATTTTTCTTTACCAAAAAACTTGGTCATGATCATGATACCCAATAATGGTACAAAAATACCTACAATAGCGTTCGGTATTGCAACCCATTCGGTTAATGCCATTTTAAAAACTTCTGGATTGGCACCTATATCGGAAAGGTTTTGCTCAAGCGTAACCATAGCACCACCACTAATTGGTGTTCCTACCGCTCCGTAAGGTACAGGTACCGAATTAAAAATTAAGGCAACCATTGCTGCGGCTAATGGGGGAAATCCGAGACCAACCAAAAGGGGTCCGGCTAAGGCAGCAGGTGTTCCAAATCCGGCAGCACCTTCGATAAATGCTCCAAACATGAAACCAATGATAATGGCCTGAATTCGTCTATCGGTTGTAATTCCACTAAAACCATTGTTGATGGTTGTCATTGCTCCCGACAACTTCATGGTGTTTAGTATGAGAATTGCACCAAAAATAATGATGAGAATATCCATGGCTTTTAAAAATCCAAATACGGAATATCCCATAATGTGAAACAAGTCTATTTCCCATACTGTGTAGGCAACGATCACGGCTAACAGCAGCGATAAAGGCAAAGCCTTTTTTGCTCCCCAATTGAGGCCCACCATTAATACAATGGTTAATAAAATAGGTGAAAAAGCTAATAATGCGTCCATAAAAAATTAGTTTAGGTTTAATTATAAATTGTTTTTTTATTTTTAGTAAATGGGTTAGATCTACTATATTTTTCGTTTATCGATTTGTCTGTTTTTTTAAAGTCTCCGAACTTTGCACTCGAGTGCATTAAAGAATCCAAAGCATTCAGTTTTTGTTTTAAATCGTTTAAACTTTTATTGATATCAATTTTATTATTTTCAAAGTCCATTACTTTATATTTTATTTCTCAATAATTTCCACATGCTTTTCGATGAATTCTGTTAAGTGAAGTACTTTTACAGGCACATTTTTGTGCATTAATCCGCCGTTAATTTGCATTACACATCCTGGACAATCGGTTACCAATATCTCAGCAGAACTGGCTTCGATATTTTCAATTTTTTTGGTTAAGATTCCTTCAGAAATAGTTGCAAAGTCGAGAGAATAAGTCCCACCAAAACCACAACAAACATTTGTATCGGTTAATGGAATAAATTGTTTTCCTAATAAACTGGAAAGGAAAGATTCTGCGGAATAATCCAATGATCTGGAATCATGACAAGGCGTATGATAAGTCACCTTTTTATTCCCTTTTACTTTAAAACGTATGTTATTATCTTCCAAAAATTTCCCTATTGGTGTTACCATATCTCCCAATTGAGATGCTTTTTTATAGCGATTAGGATCCTCTTTTGTGAAGTCTAAAAATTCGTGTTTAATTGCTCCTCCACATGTAGGACAAAGCACAAGTAGCGCTTCATAGTTTTTAGGACCTTGTAAATTATCCAGTGTATTGTAAATCATGCTTTTTGCATTCTCAGGATCTCCTGATGCAATTGCAGGAATACCACAACATGCTGCTTTTTTAGGAATATCGACCTGGATACCGCTCTTTTGAAGTAATTTAACCATTGCCAATCCCATTTCTGGATAGAAATATTCGATTGCACAACCAGGATAAAAGAATACTTTTCGATCGGAAGTAAACTGATCGTAGCCATCTTTATAAAAGCGTTTGCTAAATGTTTTTGAAGCTAAAGCAGGGAATTTTCTAAAATCCATTTCTTTAGGCAACATTGGTACTGTGCTAATTATTTTTTCTTGATTTGTTTTGTTGGTTTTTGTTAGTGGAAATTGAAAGTTAGCTCCAATACTTAGTAAGGACTTCATTCGATCGGGCTTTGCAACCACATTTTTAAAGACTTTCTTTTTTATTGGGTTGATGCCATACTTTTTACCGACAACCAATTTCAGATCAGAAATTAAAGCCTGTAAATCAATGCCCGAAGGGCAATTAAAAGAACAAGCACGACAACCAATACACATTTTTAAAATGTCCTTAGCTGCTTCATCTCCCTGATATAATGCTGTTAAAATTAGGCCAATAGATCCGATGTATCGATCGCCATAAACATGACCACCAACCATTTCGTATGCAGGACAAATGTTAGCACAACTTCCACAACGCACACATTTAAGTGCTTCTTTAAATTTAGGATGTTCGAAAAATGCCAAACGTCCATTATCTAAAAACACATAATGCGTTTCCTTAACACCATCTTCATTTTTATGAGATGGCACTCTACCTTTAATCCAAGTAGTATATGATGTAATGGTTTGTCCAGTTGCACTTTTTGGCAATACACGGACAATATCTAATGCTTGATTAAAATCATCGCACAACTTCTCGTATCCGACTAAAACGATATGTACTGGTGGTACAGTTGACGATAAACGAGCATTACCTTCGTTGGTTACCAAACCAATTGTACCTGTACTAGCCACGGCAACATTTGCCCCAGTCATTCCCACACCCGATTTAAAATATGAGCTGCGAAGAAATCGACGAGCAATTTCGACCATTGCCTTAATGTCCTCCGGATCTACTGCTTCTCCGGTATAATCGGAAAATATTTTGGCAACTTGCTGTCTTGTTTTGTGAATAGCTGGCATTACCATGTGCGACGGATGCTCGTTTGCTAACTGAAGAATCCACTCACCCAAATCGGTTTCGATCGGTTGCAAACCTTCCTTCTCTAAATAATGATTAAGTAATATCTCTTCTGATGTCATCGATTTACTTTTCACCATGTATTTAGCATCGTGCTTTTTCATTACATCGGCAATGTATTTACATGCATCCTCGCCTGTTTTTGCTTGAAAAACCTTACAGCCGTGCTTTTCTACATTATTTTTAAAAAGATTGAATTGTTCCATTACCTTCTTTAA
The sequence above is drawn from the Labilibaculum sp. DW002 genome and encodes:
- the ldhH gene encoding L-lactate dehydrogenase (quinone) large subunit LdhH; this translates as MNIQDKIQEKINDEVLYKNLKGFATAYKASKDNAYKGLDFEALRTRVHDLKDRDLKKVMEQFNLFKNNVEKHGCKVFQAKTGEDACKYIADVMKKHDAKYMVKSKSMTSEEILLNHYLEKEGLQPIETDLGEWILQLANEHPSHMVMPAIHKTRQQVAKIFSDYTGEAVDPEDIKAMVEIARRFLRSSYFKSGVGMTGANVAVASTGTIGLVTNEGNARLSSTVPPVHIVLVGYEKLCDDFNQALDIVRVLPKSATGQTITSYTTWIKGRVPSHKNEDGVKETHYVFLDNGRLAFFEHPKFKEALKCVRCGSCANICPAYEMVGGHVYGDRYIGSIGLILTALYQGDEAAKDILKMCIGCRACSFNCPSGIDLQALISDLKLVVGKKYGINPIKKKVFKNVVAKPDRMKSLLSIGANFQFPLTKTNKTNQEKIISTVPMLPKEMDFRKFPALASKTFSKRFYKDGYDQFTSDRKVFFYPGCAIEYFYPEMGLAMVKLLQKSGIQVDIPKKAACCGIPAIASGDPENAKSMIYNTLDNLQGPKNYEALLVLCPTCGGAIKHEFLDFTKEDPNRYKKASQLGDMVTPIGKFLEDNNIRFKVKGNKKVTYHTPCHDSRSLDYSAESFLSSLLGKQFIPLTDTNVCCGFGGTYSLDFATISEGILTKKIENIEASSAEILVTDCPGCVMQINGGLMHKNVPVKVLHLTEFIEKHVEIIEK
- a CDS encoding L-lactate permease encodes the protein MDALLAFSPILLTIVLMVGLNWGAKKALPLSLLLAVIVAYTVWEIDLFHIMGYSVFGFLKAMDILIIIFGAILILNTMKLSGAMTTINNGFSGITTDRRIQAIIIGFMFGAFIEGAAGFGTPAALAGPLLVGLGFPPLAAAMVALIFNSVPVPYGAVGTPISGGAMVTLEQNLSDIGANPEVFKMALTEWVAIPNAIVGIFVPLLGIMIMTKFFGKEKSIKPALAAAPFAIFAGLAFAVPYVVIASTLGPDLPSLLGAFIGLGIIIFAAKRGFLMPKESWDFPPKSEWDKSWLSNDSTGDTGEAKMGLAKAWMPYVLIAIILVVTRIPSLGLKGWLAAQTITLSNIFGIDGLTYVLKWAYLPGTIPFILVAVITNFMHKMSPKQVLTSWKTTFKQISGAAIALFAGVAMVQLMLKSGTNGAGMDSMLTTMATSIADLSGNAYPIIAPIVGVLGSFMSGSATVSNLLFSSLQFETATILGIPQVLIVAVQTIGAALGNMICVNNVVAVCATVGCIGAEGTIIRRNAIPAFIYYLAVMIIVMVLISSGFNPLPL
- a CDS encoding FAD-binding and (Fe-S)-binding domain-containing protein; this translates as MLTGEYKKLHERLLKTITKDRMFHDPLHTLAWGTDASFYRLIPKLVIKSKSEAEVSLIMRECNDLDIPVTYRAAGTSLSGQAISDSVLVVAGDHWKKHTILDKGAKIRLQPGITGARANQLLAPYGMKIGPDPASINAAMIGGIAANNASGMCCGTSENSYKTIDSIRVILHDGTVLDTSCKESIADFKKTHANLLSDLGQLAIDVSNNKTLNARIREKFKMKNTTGYSLNALVDYSDPIDILTHIMIGSEGTLGFISEVVYKTVIEHKFKASSLMVYPDIEKACRAVSILKSEPVAAVELMDRAALRSVENDDGVPAYLKTLSEGASAILVETRAEDGKKLKEQIGIIKNAVKDIQVEIPIEFTDVPAEFAMLWKIRKGLLPTVGGMRKVGTTVIIEDVCFPVPKLAEATLDLQDLFKKYDYSEAVIFGHALEGNLHFVFTQDFGTQSEIDRYAKFMDELADLVVGRYDGALKAEHGTGRNMAPYVEMEWGTDAYNLMKQIKEIFDPRYLINPGVILNADKQAHLKDLKPLPAAHEKIDQCMECGFCEPVCVSHNLTLSPRQRIATFREITRLKATGEKPHELANLVKQFDYEALQLCATDSLCALSCPVKIDTGKLVKDLRSTEASPKAKKYAMWCADNMDKVQSYAKMGLNTVNFFHSILGSGIMGGISGGMRSLSGNTIPRWSKAFPKGAPKIVPPAVNKNNPKKVVYFPSCINQSMGVSKDYDEKVALTKKIEQLIQKAGYEIIYPENVNTHCCGMAFLSKGFKEAGIKKSNDLELALKKASNNGEYPILCDMSPCLYTMKENMEPNLKLYEPIEFINEYLADHLNFTPVDETVSVFAVCSAKKLGVDDQLVNLAKRCATNVVKPDTNCCGFAGDRGFTHPELNDHGLRDLKIQHPAEVKNGYSTSRTCEIGLTLNSGVSYQSIVYLVDRATTAKK